One Nitrospirota bacterium DNA segment encodes these proteins:
- a CDS encoding PQQ-dependent sugar dehydrogenase, protein MRRWTAMAALLLVGSGLLLFPAGDDPPSPVTAQAATPAAVPPLRLVPIVTSGLHEPLYLTHAGDGSGLLFVVEQPGRIRIVERGVLLETPFLDISKRVLSGGERGLLGLAFHPDYARNGRYIVNYTRRPDGATVVAEYRRSDRPARSRTDERVLLIVPQPYPNHNGGMVAFGPDGFLYIGLGDGGSAGDPQNRGQNREELLGKILRIDVDRGTPYAIPPDNPFAAGGGRPEIFAYGLRNPWRFSFDRRTEMLWAADVGQYEWEEVDVIQRGGNYGWRIMEGAHCYAPPTGCRTEGLIFPVAEYGHQRGRCSITGGYVYRGRAMPALQGLYLYGDYCSGELFALDAAAPASGEARVLLETGLSMSSFGEDEQGELYVVDHRGGLYRLSTEPQPTGGRS, encoded by the coding sequence ATGAGGCGTTGGACCGCCATGGCCGCGCTCCTTCTTGTCGGCTCGGGGCTCCTCCTCTTCCCGGCCGGCGATGACCCGCCGTCGCCTGTGACCGCGCAGGCGGCGACTCCCGCCGCCGTCCCGCCGTTGCGGCTTGTTCCGATCGTCACGAGCGGATTGCACGAGCCGCTGTATCTCACCCATGCCGGCGACGGCAGCGGCCTCCTGTTCGTCGTGGAGCAGCCGGGCCGCATCCGCATCGTCGAGCGCGGCGTGTTGCTGGAGACACCGTTTCTCGATATTTCGAAACGGGTGCTGAGCGGCGGCGAGCGCGGCCTGCTGGGCTTGGCCTTTCATCCCGACTATGCCCGCAACGGCCGCTACATCGTGAATTACACACGACGGCCTGACGGCGCGACCGTCGTGGCCGAATACCGGCGATCCGACCGGCCCGCCCGGTCGCGGACCGACGAGCGGGTGTTGCTGATCGTGCCGCAGCCCTATCCCAACCACAACGGCGGCATGGTCGCATTCGGGCCGGACGGGTTTCTGTACATCGGGCTCGGCGACGGAGGGTCGGCGGGCGATCCGCAGAACCGAGGCCAGAACCGCGAAGAGCTGCTGGGAAAGATCCTGCGGATCGATGTCGATCGGGGGACCCCCTATGCCATTCCTCCGGACAATCCGTTTGCCGCCGGCGGGGGGCGGCCTGAGATCTTTGCCTACGGGCTCAGGAATCCCTGGCGGTTCTCGTTCGACCGCCGGACGGAGATGCTGTGGGCGGCGGATGTCGGGCAATATGAGTGGGAGGAAGTCGATGTGATCCAGCGCGGCGGGAACTACGGCTGGCGCATCATGGAAGGCGCCCATTGCTATGCACCCCCGACCGGATGCCGGACCGAGGGGCTGATTTTTCCGGTCGCCGAGTACGGCCACCAGCGCGGCCGATGCTCGATCACCGGCGGCTACGTGTACCGGGGCCGAGCCATGCCCGCGCTTCAGGGGCTGTATCTCTACGGCGATTATTGCAGCGGCGAACTGTTCGCGCTCGATGCGGCGGCTCCCGCGTCGGGCGAGGCGCGCGTCCTGCTTGAGACCGGCCTCAGCATGTCGTCCTTCGGCGAGGACGAACAGGGGGAGCTCTATGTCGTGGATCACCGGGGCGGGCTCTACCGCCTGTCGACGGAGCCGCAACCCACCGGCGGCCGATCATAG
- a CDS encoding DUF6722 family protein — protein sequence MTQRQRENLARYAYDVSKIMVAVPILGNSLSEHFSLTAFWLGIAAATIFLLLGFLLDRREEPSHDEP from the coding sequence GTGACCCAAAGACAGCGGGAAAACCTAGCTCGATACGCCTACGACGTCAGCAAGATCATGGTGGCCGTCCCGATCCTCGGCAACTCGCTTTCGGAACATTTTTCATTGACGGCGTTCTGGCTCGGCATCGCGGCCGCAACGATTTTCTTGCTGCTCGGTTTCCTGCTTGACCGACGGGAGGAACCTTCACATGACGAACCTTGA
- a CDS encoding ATP-dependent DNA helicase RecQ: protein MSDRLDLFPPSSSLDPDRQLRHLFGFTDFRPGQREAIEAVLAGRDVLAVMPTGQGKSLCFQLPATLQPGLTLVISPLIALMKDQVDALRAKGIAAAAFHSGLSESERDRVVQDLKLGRLRLLYVAPERVQHDWFMRLLRSAWVSLFAVDEAHCISHWGHDFRPDYLRLGALRRELQSPPCLALTATATPMVQADIAEKLGLRDPLRVVTGFRRPNLRFSVQPCGSTAEKFSALEQALAEVQDGSAIVYCATRKHVEEVAVALSRVSLASRTPRHASRLTPHASRLSVGYYHAGLDDDLRAKVHEQFLSGRIAVLVATNAFGMGIDKPDVRLVVHYDVPGSLEAYYQEAGRAGRDGRPASCVLLFHRQDVRTQEYFIKQSGNEQADTLRELLRRMVAYTSVETCRQLAFLDYFGDIDERALGPCGRCDRCLDPPTTGATATDPEEHAAVQAVLHTVACLHGRFGATRIVEVLHGGLSKQVTRLRLHTMAGFGQLRSWRRPAITGLVQRLIASGYLRVEGLEFPVLEITAKGASMLDGKEPLLPSSSSLPNDADLFERLRRLRTHLAAEEGVAPFVVFHDKTLRLIASRRPASVAELGEIPGIGPAKLERYGRKVVEIVNE from the coding sequence ATGTCCGACCGTCTCGACCTCTTCCCGCCCTCATCCTCTCTTGATCCGGATCGGCAGCTCCGGCATCTATTCGGCTTCACTGACTTCCGCCCCGGCCAGCGCGAGGCGATCGAGGCCGTGCTCGCCGGCCGCGATGTGCTGGCCGTCATGCCGACGGGGCAGGGCAAGTCGCTGTGCTTTCAACTCCCCGCCACGCTGCAACCGGGCCTCACGCTCGTCATTTCGCCGCTCATTGCGCTGATGAAGGATCAGGTGGATGCGTTGCGCGCGAAAGGCATCGCGGCGGCGGCTTTTCATTCCGGCCTCTCGGAATCGGAGCGGGACCGCGTCGTCCAGGATCTCAAGCTTGGCCGGTTGCGGTTGCTGTATGTCGCCCCGGAACGGGTGCAGCACGACTGGTTCATGCGGCTGCTCCGATCCGCGTGGGTCTCCCTCTTCGCGGTGGACGAAGCCCACTGCATCTCGCATTGGGGGCACGATTTCCGGCCGGACTACCTTCGCCTCGGCGCGCTGCGGCGCGAGCTGCAGTCTCCTCCCTGCCTGGCGCTGACGGCGACCGCGACGCCGATGGTGCAGGCGGATATCGCAGAGAAGCTGGGCCTGCGCGACCCGCTCCGCGTCGTGACGGGATTCCGGCGTCCCAATCTCCGGTTCTCCGTCCAGCCGTGCGGTTCCACCGCCGAAAAGTTCTCGGCCCTGGAACAGGCGCTCGCCGAAGTCCAGGACGGTAGCGCGATCGTCTACTGCGCCACACGCAAGCACGTGGAGGAAGTGGCCGTCGCTCTTTCGCGGGTTTCCCTCGCTTCACGCACGCCCCGTCATGCCTCGCGCCTCACGCCTCACGCGTCACGGCTCTCTGTCGGCTACTACCACGCCGGCCTCGACGATGACCTGCGAGCCAAGGTGCATGAGCAATTTCTGAGCGGCCGCATCGCGGTCCTGGTGGCGACCAACGCGTTCGGCATGGGGATCGACAAGCCGGATGTGCGGCTGGTCGTGCATTACGACGTGCCCGGCAGCCTGGAGGCCTATTATCAGGAGGCCGGCCGGGCGGGACGGGACGGCCGGCCGGCGAGCTGCGTCCTGCTGTTTCATCGCCAGGATGTCCGAACCCAGGAGTATTTCATCAAGCAATCCGGCAACGAGCAGGCCGACACGCTCCGCGAGTTGCTGAGACGGATGGTCGCGTACACGTCGGTGGAAACGTGCCGCCAGTTGGCGTTCCTGGACTATTTCGGCGACATCGACGAGCGCGCGCTCGGCCCGTGCGGCCGGTGCGACCGCTGTCTCGATCCGCCGACGACCGGCGCGACCGCGACCGATCCCGAAGAGCATGCGGCCGTCCAGGCAGTCTTGCACACGGTGGCCTGCCTGCACGGCCGCTTCGGCGCCACCCGGATCGTGGAGGTCCTGCACGGCGGTCTGTCGAAGCAGGTCACGCGCCTGCGGCTCCACACGATGGCCGGGTTCGGCCAATTACGAAGTTGGCGGCGCCCGGCAATCACCGGATTGGTCCAGCGCCTGATCGCGTCGGGCTATCTCCGGGTCGAAGGGCTCGAATTTCCGGTGTTGGAGATCACCGCCAAGGGAGCGTCGATGCTGGACGGTAAGGAGCCGCTGCTCCCCTCATCCTCCTCTCTTCCCAATGATGCCGATCTCTTCGAACGGTTGCGCCGGTTGAGGACCCATCTGGCGGCGGAAGAAGGCGTGGCGCCGTTCGTGGTTTTTCACGACAAGACCTTGCGGCTGATTGCCAGCCGGCGTCCCGCCAGCGTCGCAGAATTGGGAGAAATCCCGGGCATCGGCCCGGCGAAATTGGAACGGTACGGGAGGAAGGTGGTGGAAATCGTGAATGAGTAA
- a CDS encoding alginate export family protein has protein sequence MRTIHGRTRWLRFAIAAGAAILAAGLQGFIFPAFAGYELPPGERITNLPHIPRSMPQKEAYEIYDPVIGRNFDLKNLWMRADLRVRPEFRNGVCFGGGAPAGGACNGFAGGQAGRANLGRGANDFYVQQWVRLGIGYDLSPDVNFYFEIIDAATWGGNGNPNNAGNGGDPLNHACGAFNATGPATTAAQSNCRLGVRAAYVLIRNLAGIQGLSVKAGRQYVIFGNHSLFGHFDWANTGYSHDGIMFAYQTKAFDSYFGWFRNAETDIVQGAPVGSLAGNVAGTAGAGRPDGGGDVDMFIFYNQIKTVPGFLIEPYYVLYSNNLHESLNTAQGMGTPKKSSQLRHMIGNRIEMRKGNFDFINETAWQFGSMADGLGADNNRNVKINAWATRNWVGYTIYENKMKPRFAAGFDYASGDGDANCSVGGAAQAGYSCASAGGTFENFFPTNHIHMGYMDIMAWKNMVMPQGNFQFRPTARDHFEIWYSHMRLASARDNWYRAAQGPYVFSRSDNTANHIGDEVDFTWTRMFADGKVAFQATYGHMFTGSYIAKNLGTSADQTWGFVQLWMNF, from the coding sequence TGAGAACCATCCATGGACGGACGCGGTGGTTGCGGTTTGCGATCGCCGCTGGGGCGGCCATCCTGGCCGCCGGGCTCCAGGGTTTCATCTTTCCCGCCTTCGCCGGCTACGAACTCCCGCCGGGCGAACGCATCACCAACCTCCCGCACATCCCGCGGTCCATGCCGCAAAAGGAAGCCTACGAGATCTACGATCCGGTCATCGGCCGGAACTTCGATCTCAAGAACCTCTGGATGCGCGCCGACCTGCGCGTCAGGCCGGAGTTTAGAAACGGCGTCTGCTTCGGCGGCGGCGCGCCGGCGGGGGGAGCCTGTAACGGGTTTGCTGGCGGACAGGCCGGTCGCGCGAATCTCGGCAGAGGCGCCAACGACTTCTACGTGCAACAGTGGGTGCGCCTCGGCATCGGCTATGACCTCTCCCCGGACGTGAACTTCTATTTTGAGATCATCGACGCGGCGACCTGGGGCGGAAACGGGAACCCGAACAACGCCGGGAACGGCGGTGACCCGCTGAACCATGCTTGCGGCGCCTTCAATGCCACTGGTCCTGCGACGACCGCCGCACAATCGAACTGCCGACTCGGAGTCCGTGCTGCCTATGTGTTGATTCGGAACCTGGCCGGCATCCAGGGCCTGAGCGTGAAGGCCGGCCGGCAATATGTCATCTTTGGGAACCACTCCCTGTTCGGCCACTTCGACTGGGCGAACACCGGCTACTCCCATGACGGCATCATGTTCGCCTACCAGACCAAGGCCTTCGACTCGTACTTCGGGTGGTTCCGGAATGCTGAAACTGATATCGTGCAAGGCGCGCCGGTTGGCAGCTTGGCTGGAAACGTCGCTGGAACTGCTGGAGCCGGCCGACCGGACGGTGGTGGCGATGTCGACATGTTCATTTTCTACAACCAGATCAAGACGGTCCCGGGCTTCCTGATCGAGCCCTACTATGTTCTGTACAGCAACAACCTCCACGAGTCCCTGAATACGGCTCAGGGTATGGGTACGCCCAAGAAGTCGTCCCAACTCCGCCATATGATCGGGAACCGGATCGAAATGCGGAAGGGCAACTTCGACTTCATCAACGAGACCGCGTGGCAATTCGGTTCTATGGCGGACGGGCTCGGGGCAGACAACAACCGGAACGTCAAGATCAATGCCTGGGCGACCCGGAATTGGGTGGGCTACACCATCTATGAAAATAAAATGAAGCCGCGCTTCGCCGCCGGGTTCGATTACGCCTCCGGCGACGGCGACGCCAACTGTTCAGTCGGTGGAGCGGCTCAAGCTGGCTACTCCTGCGCGAGCGCAGGCGGCACCTTCGAAAACTTCTTCCCGACCAACCACATCCACATGGGCTACATGGACATCATGGCGTGGAAGAACATGGTGATGCCGCAGGGCAACTTCCAGTTCCGGCCCACCGCGCGGGACCATTTCGAGATTTGGTATTCGCACATGCGGCTGGCCAGCGCCAGGGACAACTGGTACCGCGCGGCCCAGGGCCCGTATGTCTTTTCGCGGAGTGACAACACCGCCAATCACATCGGCGACGAGGTGGACTTCACCTGGACGCGGATGTTCGCCGACGGCAAGGTGGCCTTCCAGGCGACCTACGGCCACATGTTCACCGGCTCCTATATCGCCAAGAACCTGGGCACCAGCGCCGATCAGACCTGGGGCTTCGTGCAGTTGTGGATGAATTTCTAG
- a CDS encoding phosphoribosyltransferase family protein: MLRNREEAGRLLADRLSFYRDDPSGLVLALPRGGVVVGAVIARSLRLPLDVIIVRKLGAPGCPEYALGAVSETGSLFMNEEALAEFHLSGRELDALIASQRSEIARQQALYRKGRPLPSLDGRAVILVDDGIATGATFSAAAAAIKSARAGRLIAAIPVGPQDSLGRISRQVDELVVLAMPEPFHAVGQHYVDFSQVDDDEVLSALMQTAAARSEPGPGIA, translated from the coding sequence GTGCTTCGGAACCGTGAGGAAGCGGGCCGGCTCTTGGCGGATCGTCTGAGTTTTTATCGGGATGATCCCAGCGGGCTGGTGCTGGCGCTGCCCCGGGGAGGCGTCGTGGTCGGCGCGGTGATCGCCCGGAGCCTCCGACTTCCGCTCGATGTCATCATCGTCCGCAAGCTCGGGGCGCCCGGCTGTCCGGAGTATGCCCTCGGCGCGGTGTCGGAAACCGGCTCTCTCTTCATGAACGAGGAGGCGCTGGCCGAATTCCATCTTTCCGGTCGCGAACTGGATGCGCTGATCGCCTCTCAACGGAGCGAGATCGCGCGGCAGCAGGCCTTGTATCGGAAAGGCCGCCCGCTCCCCTCGTTGGACGGACGGGCGGTGATCTTGGTGGATGACGGGATCGCCACCGGCGCGACGTTTTCTGCGGCGGCCGCCGCAATCAAGTCGGCTCGGGCGGGACGACTGATCGCCGCCATTCCCGTCGGTCCCCAGGATTCGTTGGGGCGGATCAGCCGGCAGGTGGATGAACTGGTCGTCTTGGCCATGCCGGAGCCCTTTCACGCGGTCGGGCAGCACTACGTGGATTTCAGCCAAGTGGACGATGACGAGGTTCTCAGCGCGCTGATGCAAACTGCTGCCGCCCGTTCCGAGCCGGGCCCGGGCATCGCCTAG
- a CDS encoding transposase gives MPRRPRVATGGIVYHVLNRRVGRLPLFEKPADYAAFEKILEDAYAQTRLRILAYCLMPNHWHLLLWPRQDGELSEALRWITVTHTQRWHANRRTAGMGPVYQGRFKSFPVQTDEHFLTVARYVERNPVRARLVRQAEDWRWSSLWRRTQADPKLAAWLSEWPVERPRNWVARVNQAETAAELEAVRESVQRGRPFGSETWVMRTAKRLELESTLRPRGRPKGS, from the coding sequence ATGCCCCGGCGTCCCCGTGTCGCAACCGGCGGGATCGTCTATCATGTACTCAATCGGCGCGTCGGCCGCCTACCGCTGTTTGAGAAGCCCGCCGACTATGCCGCGTTCGAGAAGATCCTCGAAGATGCCTACGCCCAGACCCGCCTGCGCATTCTGGCCTATTGTCTGATGCCCAACCATTGGCATCTGTTGCTGTGGCCCAGGCAGGACGGGGAACTGTCCGAGGCGTTGCGGTGGATCACGGTGACCCACACGCAGCGCTGGCATGCCAACCGGCGCACGGCGGGGATGGGGCCGGTGTATCAAGGGCGGTTCAAGTCGTTTCCGGTACAGACCGATGAGCACTTTCTCACGGTGGCGCGCTATGTGGAACGGAATCCGGTGCGGGCTCGGCTCGTGCGACAGGCGGAAGACTGGCGGTGGTCGAGCCTGTGGCGACGGACGCAGGCGGATCCGAAACTGGCGGCTTGGCTCAGCGAGTGGCCGGTGGAGCGGCCGCGCAACTGGGTGGCGCGGGTGAATCAAGCGGAGACTGCGGCCGAGTTGGAAGCCGTGCGGGAGTCTGTGCAACGAGGGCGGCCGTTCGGGAGCGAAACCTGGGTCATGCGGACAGCTAAGCGCTTGGAACTGGAATCGACGTTGCGTCCGCGCGGCCGACCGAAAGGTTCCTGA
- a CDS encoding alginate export family protein: protein MTRKGIRVFGKMVLFLPLITCWLVNLPAVSFAHYELPPGERITNLPHIPRSMPQKEAYELYDPVIGRNFDLKNFWIRADLRVRPEWRNGVCFGGGAPAGGVCNTFNPAAGTANRANAGKGANDFYVQQWTRLGIGYDLSPDVNFYFEIIDSAVWGGNGNPANAGNGGDPLNHNCSSVAVGACRLGIRAGYVLIRNLAGVQGLSMKVGRQYVVFGNHSLFGHFDWANTGYSHDGVMVKYSTKAFDTYVGWFRSAETDLAQAAPVGSLAANVVGAGGGRPDGSSDADWFIVYNQIKTVPGFLIEPYYVFYSNNLHESANSGFGLGTPKHASQLRHMVGMRTEMRKGNWDFINETAWQFGRMADGLGADNQRNLTINAWATRNWLGYTWFGLAWKPRFAVGFDYASGDGNANCAVAANSGNQLAAPTASAGYACRSANTFENFFPTNYIHAGYMLNAAWRNSVQPQVNLQARPTRRDHVEFWGQRHYLANARDNWYRGAQGPLVFSAAGNTINHVGDEVDFAWTHMFADGKVSVTATYGHFFIGDYVRQNLGTNADQDWGILQLWMNF from the coding sequence ATGACGAGAAAAGGAATCCGAGTGTTCGGGAAGATGGTTCTCTTCTTGCCGCTGATCACCTGCTGGCTTGTCAATCTGCCGGCGGTCTCTTTTGCCCATTACGAACTTCCCCCCGGCGAACGCATCACGAATCTTCCGCACATCCCGCGCTCCATGCCCCAGAAAGAGGCCTATGAACTCTACGATCCGGTCATCGGCCGGAACTTCGACCTCAAGAATTTCTGGATCCGCGCCGACCTGCGCGTGCGGCCCGAATGGCGGAACGGCGTCTGTTTCGGCGGCGGCGCGCCGGCCGGGGGCGTCTGCAACACGTTCAATCCGGCCGCGGGCACGGCCAACCGCGCCAATGCCGGCAAAGGCGCGAACGACTTCTACGTCCAGCAGTGGACGCGGCTCGGGATCGGCTATGACCTCTCGCCGGACGTCAATTTCTATTTTGAGATCATCGACTCGGCGGTGTGGGGTGGGAACGGCAATCCGGCCAATGCTGGGAACGGGGGCGATCCGTTGAACCACAACTGCTCGAGCGTCGCGGTGGGGGCCTGTCGGCTCGGTATCCGCGCCGGCTATGTGCTGATCCGGAACCTGGCCGGGGTGCAAGGCCTGAGCATGAAGGTCGGCCGGCAATATGTCGTCTTCGGCAACCACTCCCTCTTCGGCCACTTCGACTGGGCCAACACCGGCTACTCGCACGATGGCGTGATGGTCAAATACTCGACCAAGGCCTTTGACACGTACGTCGGCTGGTTCCGCAGCGCGGAGACCGATCTGGCACAGGCGGCCCCCGTCGGGAGCCTCGCCGCCAACGTCGTCGGGGCCGGTGGCGGCCGGCCGGATGGGTCGTCGGATGCCGACTGGTTCATCGTCTACAATCAGATCAAGACCGTGCCCGGCTTTCTGATCGAGCCGTACTACGTGTTCTACAGCAACAATCTGCACGAGTCGGCGAACAGCGGCTTCGGGTTGGGGACGCCCAAGCACGCGTCGCAACTGCGCCACATGGTGGGGATGCGTACCGAAATGCGCAAGGGCAATTGGGACTTCATCAACGAGACGGCCTGGCAATTCGGCCGCATGGCGGACGGGCTGGGCGCGGACAACCAGCGGAACCTGACCATCAACGCCTGGGCGACCCGCAACTGGCTCGGCTACACCTGGTTCGGGCTGGCATGGAAACCGCGCTTCGCCGTGGGCTTTGATTATGCCTCCGGCGACGGCAACGCCAACTGCGCGGTGGCCGCGAACTCCGGGAACCAACTGGCCGCGCCGACCGCCTCAGCCGGCTACGCGTGCCGCAGCGCGAACACGTTCGAGAACTTCTTTCCCACGAACTACATCCACGCCGGCTACATGCTGAACGCCGCCTGGCGGAATTCGGTTCAGCCGCAGGTCAACCTGCAAGCTCGCCCGACGCGACGGGACCATGTGGAATTCTGGGGGCAACGGCACTACCTCGCGAACGCGCGCGACAATTGGTATCGCGGCGCGCAGGGTCCGCTCGTCTTCTCCGCAGCCGGCAATACAATCAACCATGTCGGCGACGAGGTCGATTTCGCCTGGACGCACATGTTCGCCGACGGCAAGGTGTCGGTCACCGCGACCTACGGGCATTTCTTCATAGGCGACTATGTCCGCCAAAACCTCGGCACCAATGCCGACCAGGATTGGGGCATCCTGCAACTCTGGATGAATTTCTAG
- the thrH gene encoding bifunctional phosphoserine phosphatase/homoserine phosphotransferase ThrH — MEKPVIVCLDLEGVLVPEIWINVALKTGIDELKATTREVPDYDLLMKRRLAILDRHGLKLPDIQSVIAAMGPLDGATDFLAWLRERCQVIILSDTFYEFALPLMRQLAYPTLFCNRLETDQTGRIVNYHLRMPNQKKHSVAALKQLNFTVLAAGDAYNDTAMLGEADAGIFFRPPDAVAKQFPQFPVTQTYAELKEQLRRAGGLRA, encoded by the coding sequence ATGGAGAAACCCGTCATTGTCTGTTTGGATCTGGAAGGCGTGCTCGTGCCGGAGATCTGGATCAACGTCGCGCTCAAGACCGGCATCGACGAATTGAAGGCGACGACGCGGGAGGTGCCGGACTACGATTTGCTCATGAAGCGGCGCCTGGCGATCTTGGACCGTCACGGGCTAAAGCTGCCGGATATTCAATCCGTCATCGCCGCGATGGGGCCCTTGGACGGCGCAACCGACTTTCTCGCCTGGCTGCGCGAGCGCTGCCAGGTCATCATCCTGTCCGATACGTTTTACGAGTTCGCGTTGCCGCTCATGCGGCAACTCGCCTACCCTACGCTGTTCTGCAACCGGCTGGAAACGGATCAAACCGGCCGGATCGTCAACTACCACCTGCGCATGCCCAACCAAAAGAAACACTCCGTGGCCGCGCTGAAACAACTGAACTTCACGGTCCTCGCCGCCGGCGACGCCTACAACGACACGGCCATGCTGGGCGAAGCCGACGCCGGCATCTTCTTCCGCCCGCCCGACGCCGTCGCCAAGCAGTTCCCGCAATTCCCGGTGACGCAGACCTATGCGGAGCTGAAGGAGCAGTTGCGGAGGGCGGGGGGACTGCGCGCATAG
- a CDS encoding YkgJ family cysteine cluster protein: MSMADRYDVSLNTPAGQVTTAVDVPTGFVPITAIVPAMRKLGEQALAQEERRVTGAGLTISCRKGCAACCRMLVPVSAPEAFALLDMVRALPAERRNATMARVEQARAKLEQADLWSRLTELAEADRPLTDEDFEPVNRAYYALRLPCPFLEDELCTIYEDRPAACRELLVTTPAELCDDLAHNPVKPIPVSVRVSTVLGFLWAELTGGAARLIPLPLALDWAARHQAENRRTWRGAELLDKALDKVWRFLSQEFQHRQQTDER, from the coding sequence ATGAGTATGGCCGACCGCTACGATGTCTCGTTGAACACGCCGGCCGGACAGGTCACGACGGCCGTCGACGTGCCGACCGGCTTCGTGCCGATCACCGCCATCGTGCCGGCGATGCGCAAGCTGGGCGAACAGGCGCTCGCGCAGGAAGAGCGGCGGGTCACCGGGGCGGGGCTCACTATCTCGTGCCGGAAAGGTTGCGCCGCCTGCTGCCGCATGCTGGTGCCGGTCTCCGCGCCGGAGGCGTTCGCCCTGCTCGACATGGTGCGCGCGTTACCCGCCGAACGCCGCAACGCTACCATGGCCAGGGTGGAACAAGCCCGAGCCAAGCTGGAGCAGGCCGATCTGTGGTCACGCCTGACGGAACTGGCGGAAGCGGACCGTCCGTTGACGGATGAGGACTTCGAGCCGGTCAACCGCGCCTACTACGCGCTGCGCCTGCCCTGCCCGTTCCTGGAGGACGAACTCTGTACGATCTACGAAGACCGGCCGGCGGCCTGCCGCGAGCTGCTGGTCACCACGCCGGCCGAGCTGTGCGACGACCTGGCCCACAATCCCGTGAAGCCGATTCCCGTCTCCGTCCGGGTCAGCACCGTGTTGGGGTTCTTGTGGGCGGAGCTGACCGGCGGCGCCGCGCGACTGATTCCGCTTCCGCTCGCGTTGGACTGGGCGGCCCGCCATCAAGCCGAGAACCGCCGGACGTGGCGAGGCGCGGAGTTGCTGGACAAGGCGCTCGACAAGGTCTGGCGGTTCCTCAGCCAGGAATTTCAACACCGGCAACAGACCGACGAACGATGA
- a CDS encoding EVE domain-containing protein codes for MPETKQYWLMKSEPDAFSIDDLRNAPRRTTCWDGVRNYQARNYMRAMKVGDQVLFYHSNADPPAIVGIAEVVRTAYPDPTQFDKKDKHYDPASDPADPRWDMVDIRFVRKFPTPLPLDLLRKQPGLKGMELLRKGSRLSVQPVRPSEWAVILKLAGG; via the coding sequence ATGCCGGAGACAAAACAGTATTGGCTGATGAAGTCGGAGCCCGACGCGTTTTCCATCGACGATCTGCGGAACGCGCCCCGGCGAACCACCTGCTGGGACGGGGTCCGTAACTACCAGGCCCGCAACTACATGCGCGCCATGAAGGTCGGAGACCAGGTGCTGTTCTATCACAGCAACGCCGATCCGCCGGCGATCGTGGGGATCGCCGAGGTCGTCCGTACGGCCTATCCCGACCCCACGCAGTTCGACAAGAAAGACAAGCATTACGATCCGGCGAGCGATCCGGCCGATCCCCGGTGGGACATGGTGGACATCCGCTTCGTCCGGAAGTTCCCGACGCCCCTTCCGCTCGATCTCCTGCGCAAGCAGCCGGGGTTGAAGGGCATGGAGTTGCTGCGGAAAGGCTCCCGGCTGTCCGTCCAGCCTGTCCGACCTTCGGAATGGGCGGTCATTTTGAAACTGGCCGGCGGATGA
- a CDS encoding YdcF family protein, translated as MELTPFWFGLYKLAKYALYPLSWVALLLGLTVALALLPPSPQRHRWIRRLALSAFLALWLLSIPITADIMMGTLEAWYPQPEPAALPRFDAIVVLGGGVRTKGTLRPAHELVDLTRQRTACAADLFLQGIAPKLLLSGGDATIFGRGPTESLEMKRWAQRLGVPDNAILLEERSRTTYENAAYTKQILGDASVLLVTSASHLPRATALFRKQGLQVTPYPCGYRVQHRPADGWDELTVFDFIPDNRSLDKTTDAVVEIAGFALYRLAGKL; from the coding sequence ATGGAACTGACGCCTTTCTGGTTCGGCCTGTACAAGCTTGCCAAGTATGCCTTGTATCCGCTGTCGTGGGTCGCCCTGCTGCTGGGGCTGACCGTCGCCCTCGCCCTCCTGCCGCCGTCACCGCAACGCCACCGGTGGATCAGACGGCTGGCCCTGTCGGCGTTCCTGGCGCTCTGGCTTCTCAGCATCCCGATCACCGCGGACATCATGATGGGCACGCTGGAAGCCTGGTACCCGCAGCCCGAGCCGGCAGCCTTGCCACGATTCGACGCGATCGTGGTGCTGGGCGGCGGCGTCCGGACCAAAGGCACGTTGCGACCCGCGCACGAGTTGGTCGATCTGACGAGGCAGAGGACCGCTTGCGCCGCCGACCTCTTCCTGCAGGGGATCGCTCCCAAGCTTCTTCTCTCCGGGGGCGACGCGACGATTTTCGGCCGAGGTCCCACGGAGTCCTTGGAGATGAAACGATGGGCCCAACGCCTCGGCGTGCCCGACAACGCCATCCTGCTCGAAGAACGTTCCCGGACGACCTATGAAAACGCCGCCTATACGAAGCAAATCTTGGGCGACGCATCCGTGCTCCTCGTGACCTCCGCCAGTCACCTGCCGCGCGCGACCGCTTTGTTCCGCAAGCAAGGCCTGCAGGTGACGCCGTACCCGTGCGGGTACAGAGTGCAACATCGTCCAGCGGACGGATGGGACGAACTGACCGTGTTCGACTTCATCCCGGACAACCGGTCGTTGGACAAAACCACGGACGCCGTCGTCGAGATAGCGGGCTTCGCGCTGTACCGGCTGGCCGGCAAACTATGA